A stretch of the Erpetoichthys calabaricus chromosome 3, fErpCal1.3, whole genome shotgun sequence genome encodes the following:
- the lyrm2 gene encoding LYR motif-containing protein 2, with product MAASRIPPAALNFKQFLQRQKVLSLYRSILRTIRKVPNKEDQQYLENWAREEFKRNKNVKEEDVIRMMVTQGRRQLQDLTRTLQLAQSS from the exons ATGGCAGCTTCAAGGATACCTCCGgcagctttaaactttaaacag TTTCTACAGCGCCAAAAGGTCCTCAGTTTGTACAGGAGTATTTTACGAACTATCAGAAAAGTTCCCAATAAAGAAGACCAGCAATATTTGGAAAACTGGGCAAGAGAAGAGTTCAAAAGGAATAAGAATGTCAAGGAAGAG GACGTAATTCGAATGATGGTCACTCAAGGCAGACGACAGCTTCAGGACCTTACTAGGACACTTCAGTTAGCTCAGAGCAGTTAA